TGTCCGCGCAGGACCGCTCGCTGGCCCGCGAAAAATGGCTGTTCGAGCAATTGCTCGACGTGCTGGCCGAACACGTGCGCCCGCTGTCCGACTGCGCTGCAGCGCTGGCTGAACTGGACACGCTGGCCGCCCTGGCCGAGCATGCGCAGCGCCACGACTGGGTGGCGCCCGAGCTGTCCGAGCAAGCCGACATCGACATCGACGCCGGCCGCCACCCGGTGGTCGAGCGCGCGATCGAACGCTTCACGCCGAACGGCTGCCGGCTGGATCCGGCGCGGCGCATGCTGCTGATCACCGGCCCGAACATGGGCGGTAAGTCGACTTACATGCGGCAGGTGGCGCTGATCGTGCTGCTGGCGCGCATTGGCAGCTTCGTGCCCGCGTCGCGCGCCCGGATCGGCAAGATCGACCGCATTTTCACCCGGATCGGCGCGGCCGACGATCTGGCGGGCGGGCGCTCGACCTTCATGATGGAAATGACGGAGGCCGCAGCCATCCTGTCTGCCAGCACGCCCAACAGCCTGGTGCTGATGGACGAGATCGGCCGCGGCACGTCCACGTACGACGGCCTGGCGCTCGCCTGGGCCATCGCCTGCCGGCTCTTGTCGCACAACCGCGCGCTGACGCTGTTTGCGACGCACTACTTTGAACTGACCCGCCTGCCTGCCGAGCAAGCCACGGCCGCCAACGTGCACCTGGCCGCCGCCGAATCGGCAAGCGGCATCGTCTTCCTGCACGAAGTGCGCGAAGGCCCGGCCAGCCGCAGCTACGGGATTCAGGTGGCCCAGCGTGCAGGTGTGCCCGCCGCCGTCATCCGGCAGGCGACGCGCGAACTCGAACGTCTGGAGGCGCAAGGCGCCCCCACGCCGCAGCTCGGTCTGTTCTCGGCCGCCGCCGAGGCCGACGCGCAGGCCTACGCCGAAGCCGAACGCTCCGACGCCATCGAGGCCCTGGACTCGCTGCGCGAAGAGCTTTCCGCCATTGACCCCGACAGCCTCACCCCGCGCGAAGCGCTGGATGCCCTTTACCGCTTGAAGAAGCACCTCCAATGAACCTCGACCAACCGCTGCCGCTCCTGGGCAATCAAAGCCCCAACGACTTCATGCGCCGTTACTGGCAGAAGAAGCCGCTGCTGATCCGCCAGGCCATCCCGGCCTTCAAGCCGCCCGTCACCATCGCGGCCATCAAGAAGCTCGCGCGCCGCGACGACGTGGAATCGCGCCTGATCTGGCGCGAAAACGGCGAATGGCAGATGGAGAACGGCCCGTTTGCGCGCCTGCCCAAGGACAACGAGGGCGACTGGACCCTGCTGGTGCAGAGCGTGGACCTGCACAGCGATGCGGCGGCCGAGCTGATGGCCCTGTTCCGCTTCATTCCGGACGCCCGCCTGGACGACGTGATGATCAGCGTTGCCAGCCACGGCGGCGGCGTCGGTCCGCACTTTGACAGCTACGACGTATTCCTGCTGCAGGCCGCGGGCGAGCGCGAATGGAGCTATGGCCGTCAGAAGGACCTGTCGCTGGAGCCTGGTCTGCCGCTCAAGATCCTGAGCAACTTCCAGCCCGAGGAAAAGGCGGTGCTGGCGCCCGGTGACATGCTGTACCTGCCGCCGCAGGCCGCGCATGACGGCATTGCCATGGGCGACGGCTGCATGACGATCTCCATTGGCTTTCGCGCACCGACGCAGGCGACGCTGGCGCGCGGCCTGCTGGAAGCGGCAGCCGACCAGGTCATGGCGCGCGTGGGCCTGCTGGGCGGCCCCTACGGCGAACCGGCGTTGCCCGGCGCAAAGCTGTCGGCCGTCTACCGCGATCCGGCCCAGCCGGCCGTGGACACGCCCGCGGCGCTGCCCGACGCACTGGTGGCCGCCACGCTGGAAACCGTCGAAAAGCTGCGCTTTGACGACGCCCTGGCGTCGCGCTTCCTGGGCTGCTGGCTGACCGAGCCCAGCAATCTCAGCGTGTTCGATGCGCCCGAGGGCATGGACGTGGATCTGGAGGAAGACTGGCCCGCGTCCGGCCGCCTCGTGCTGGATCGCCGCAGCCGCATGCTGTATCGCGGCAAGCAGCTCTTCATCAACGGGGAAACGGCCATGACGCCCGCGGACGCCGCGTTGCGCCTATTGGCCGACGCGCGTAGCCTGGATTGCGCGCATCCCGCTTGCGCCCGTCTGTCAGAGGACGCGCGCACCTGCCTGGCGGACTGGCTGGACTCGGGCTGGATTCATTACCGTCCCGAGTAGTATCTGGAAACGTCAAAGTATCCGTGTCGCACAGAAAGAAATCAGGTCTGTAAGCCGGGTCACATCAAGAAAGACATAACACCAAGCTGAAAGGTTTGTTGCGTTTGGGATGCCACCGCTTTAACTTTCATACGCGATCAGCGTGAACCTTCCTGTAGCCTGAATTCTGGTTTCCCCTAACGGGGTTTCAAGAGTCGTCATCTATAGGAGTTCAAATAATGATGAGCAAAACCTTGATTATTGCCTCGGTGCTGGCCGTTGCGCTCAGCGCTTGCAACAAGAAGGAAGATGCCCCGGCACCGGCGGCCAACCCGACTCCGGGCGCCTCCACGCCCGCGCCCGCTCCTGGCGGCACGCCGCCGGCTTCGCCCGCACCGACCCCTGGCACGACGCCCGGCTCCGGTTCGACCACTCCGGGCGGCTCGACCACCCCTGCGTCGTAAAGCTTCAGGCACGAACCCCCGCACTGAAAGACGCAAAAAAACCCTGGCATGTCATGCCAGGGTTTTTTTTGTGCCTTGCCGCGGCACGCGGAGCGTGCGCGGCTTGGCGATTCAATTACATCTTGTCCTTCAGGACGCTCAGCAGGCGCTGCGCCGTCGGACTGTTGTCAGGCGAACCGTTGGCGTCCAGCACCGAGACGGTCGTCTGTTCGCCGCTGCCCACCAGGTGGATGCGGTACTGGGGCGCCTGCGCCTTCTTGTCGCCAGAGAACATTCGGCTGAAGAAGCCGGGCTGTTCCATCTTTTCGCCGGTGTCGGTGTCGACATAACGCACGAAGTAGTCGCCGGCCGAACGGTCGCGGTCTTCGACAGCGAAGCCGCCGCCATCGAGCGCCACGCCGACACGACGCCATGCGCGGTCGAACGATTCGCTGACGATGAGGGATGCACCCTGCGCGCGGACATCTTGCTGCACGGCGGGACGCTGCGGCGAGGCTTCGGCTTGCTGCACCAGCTTGCGGGCGTTGTCGACGTCGGTACCCAGGTAGACCATCATGCGCGCCAGCATGGCGGCGTTCAGGCCCGGGTCTTCCTTGCCGTTCTGCCACTGGACTTGACCGCCGTCGGAGCCGACGCGCTTTTCAAGCATCTGGCGGTGGCTGACGTAAATCTCGGTGTGGCCGTTGACGCGTTCGACGCGGGTGCGGAATTTCTCGCGCTCGCCGCTATCCCAGGCCGATTCAAGCACTGCGCCCAGCGCCTGGCGCAGCCAGCTTTCCGGGATCTTGGCACGGTTCTCGGCCCAGTCTGTTTCGATCAGGCCGGCGCTGGGGTTGTTGCTGGCGACGGTGAAGCCGTTTTCGGTCCAGAAGTCGACGAGGCGGGGAAACACCTGCTCGGGCGGGCGGTCCACCACCAGCCAACGCAGGTCGCCGTCGCGCTCGACACGCATGTCGGTGCGGTTGGGCAGTACGTTGCTGGTCTTCGGGGCGCTGGCCTGGGTTACGCCCTGCTGCTGGAATTCAGAGAAGGTGGTGGAGCCGGACGCCGGCGCGCGGTAGCGGGGGTCGCTGTTGGCTTGCGTCAGGTCGGGCGGAATGCTCAGGGGCTCTCCGCGTTGGTTCACTGCGCTCTTGTAGTCGACTGATTCTTCATTGCCCAGGAATTGGTTGACCTCGGAGCACCCGGCCAGCAACACCAGAGACATCAATGCCGACAAACCGGCATGACGTTTGTTCATACGTTTCCTCACGATATTTAGAGCAGCGCCGTTTCCTGGAGCGCGTTGCGCACCGTTGCGTGATGCTGCGCGCCAAGTTCGACCAGTGGCAGTCGGTAGCCAAGTGCGCTGCGGCCCATTTCGGCCAACGCCCACTTGACGGGGATGGGGTTGGCTTCAACGAACAAAGCCTTGTTCAGACGCGCCAGGAACGCGTTAAGTTCACGGACCTTCGGCACGTCGCCCGCCAGGGCGGCGGCACAGAGGTCGCGCATGAGCTTGGGCGCCACGTTGGCCGTGACGGAAATATTGCCGCGCGCGCCCAGCAGGATCAGGGCTGCCGCGGTGGGATCGTCGCCGCTGAAGACCTGGAAGCTGGCGGGCGCCTCGCGGAGCAGCAGGCCGCCGCGGGCGATGTCGCCGGTGGCGTCCTTGATGCCGATGATGCCCGGCACCTGTGCAAGGCGCAGGATCGTCTCGTTGCTCATGTCGGCAACGGTGCGGCCCGGCACGTTGTACAGGATGGTGGGCAGATCGACGGCTTCCGCGATGGTGCGGAAGTGGCGGTACAGGCCTTCTTGCGACGGCTTGTTGTAGTACGGAACGACCGACAGGCCCGCATGCGCGCCGACCGCCTTGGCGTGGCGCGTCAGGTGGATGGCTTCGTCGGTGGAGTTGGCGCCCACACCAGCAATGACCGGAATCCGGCCGGCGGCGTGTTCGACGGCAACGCGGATCAGTTCCGCATGTTCTTCCATGGAGACCGTGGGCGACTCCCCGGTGGTTCCCACCACCACCAGCGCGTCGGTGCCTTCCTGGACGTGCCAGTCGATCAACGACCGGTAGGCAGCGTAGTCCAGGCTGCCGTCGGGTTGCATTGGGGTGACCAGGGCCACCATGCTGCCCTGGAAATTAACGCCTGCGGCGGTAGCAGGGGATGCCATAGATTCGGGCTCCAAAACCCCGTGGCGGGATTGCCGCAGGGCCAGATTCAGTGAAACCGCTGAGTTTAACGGATATTCGGGGGGAACTTACACAAACCACCGAACGATTATCCATCCCAGCGCGAGCACCGGTTGCATCAATAACCAGAGCACATTGGTGACCAACAGGACAATGACGATGATCAAGCCATACGGCTCGATTTTCGAGTATTGCCACGCCAGACGGTTGGGCAGCAGGCTGAACAGGATGCGACCGCCGTCCAGCGGAAGAATGGGCAGCAGGTTGAGCGCCATCAGCACGAGGTTGACGTTGATACCCGCCACGGCCATTTGAGACCAGAAGCTTTCATGCTGGTCGCTTTCCACGAGCAGGCGCAGAGACAGCGCCCACAGGATCGCCATGAACAAATTGGCTGCCGGTCCGGCCAGCGCCACCCAGGCCATGTCCTTTTTGGGACGGCGCAGGCGGCCGAAGTCGACCGGGACCGGCTTGGCCCAGCCGAAGAGCAGCATGGAGCCGCCGATAAGCTTGGAGGCCAGCAGGATGGCGACCGGCACCAGCAGCGTGCCGACGGGATCGATGTGCCGCGCCGGATTCAGGCTGACCCGTCCGGCCTGGTAGGCGGTTGGATCGCCCAGCATGCGCGCCACGTAGCCGTGCGCGGCTTCGTGCAGGGTGATGGCGAAGATAACCGGTATCGCGTAGACCGCAATGGTTTGGATGATGTCATTCATGGCGAACCGGATTGTAGATGAGCCACGCGCTGGCGCGGCGCGTCTCGTGCATCGAGTCGAAGGGAGGAATCAGACAAGTCCGAGGGTAGCGGGATCGCCGCGGCCCAGACGCACGACAACGGGTTCTTCGCCCGTGAGGTCAATCACCGTGGTGGGCGCCTGCGGGCAAGCGCCCGCATCGATAATGGCGGCCAGATCGTGGTCGTAGCGCTCGCGGATTTCCTCGGCGTCGTTCAAAGCCTCGGTTTCGTCCTTGGGGATGAGCGTCGTGGACAGCAGGGGCGAGCCCGCCTGTTCCAGCAGGCCCAGGAGGACGGCGTGATCCGGCACGCGGATGCCGATGGTCTTGCGCGAAGGGTGCGATACGCGCCGCGGGACTTCCTTGGTGGCCTCGAGGATGAAGGTCCAGGGGCCGGGCGTCGCGGCCTTCAGCAAGCGGTATTGCTTGTTGTCGACGCGGGCGAAGTGGCCGATTTCGGCCAGGTCGCGGCACAGGACCGTAAGGTGGTGGCGTTCGTCCAGTCCGCGCAGGCGGCGCAGCCCGTCGGCGGCGCTTTTGTCGTCCAGGCGGGCGACGACGGCGTAACTGGAGTCGGTGGGCACGGCTACCAGGCCCCCGTCATTAAGCCATTGCGCGGCTTGCTTGAGCAGCCGCGGCTGGGGATTTGCAGGGTGGACAGAGAAGTACAAAGCCATGGGTTTATCCTAACATCCTTGAAGGCCGCTCAATTGCGCGGCGATGCAAAATGGCGGTATCGCCGATCCGCCCCGGAGAACGAACATGCGCCTTGGAAATTCGCGCCAGAGCAACAATGTGGAAGACCGCCGTTCTGGCGGCCCGCGAATCGGGGGCCGCGGCACCATCGGCATAGGCACGATAGTACTTGCCCTTGTCGCAATGTACTTCGGTGTTGATCCCCGCGTGGTCCTGGATATGGCCGAAGGCCCGGCGGTGCAGCAGCAAGCGCCCGCGACGGCTCCCCCGGCCAACGATCCGCAGGCCGTTTTCGTGTCCAAGGTGCTGGGCGAAACCGAGGATGTGTGGAACACCATCTTCCAAAAGGAACTGAACCGCCAGTACGTCGAGCCCAAGCTGGTGCTCTTTCGCGGCGCCACGCCCACGGCTTGCGGCACCGGGCAATCGGCCATGGGGCCGTTCTACTGCCCGGGCGACAGCAAGGTCTATATAGACCTGTCGTTCTTTGACGAACTGCAGAACCGGTTCAAGGCGCCCGGCGATTTCGCGCAGGCGTATGTGATCGCACATGAAGTCGGCCATCATGTGCAGCACCTGCTGGGCATTTCGGACCAGGTGGATCAACTGCGCCGCCGGAACCCTTCGCAGGCCAATGCGCTGTCGGTGCGCCTGGAACTGCAAGCGGATTGCTTTGCCGGCCTATGGGCGCAGCGCGCGGATGCGGCGCGCAACATCCTCGAAGGCGGCGACGTCGAGGAAGCGCTGGCAGCGGCCACGGCCATCGGCGATGACCGGCTGCAGAAGCAGAGCCAGGGGTATGTCGTGCCCGATGCCTTCACGCACGGCAGCTCGGCGCAGCGCGTGCGCTGGTTCAAGCGCGGCCTGGAAAGCGGCAGCATCAAGCAGTGCGACACGTTTGGCGCGACGTCGCTCTGATCCGGCCCGTTCTGGTTGGAGGCCTGCGCTGGCCAGCACAGGCGCTGCTGCTTGAACTGTATATCCATACAGCCAACTGACCCCGGCCGTCTTCATCTTGTAAGATTACGCCCCCTCGCAATGCTGCGCGCGCGTGTTTCTCTTTCCGCGGCGCGGCGGGCGCAGCGCTTGCCCCTCGCAGGTTTGCCCGCGCGCCCCCAAGACCCTTTATCTGTTTCCATGGCCAACAAGTTCGAACCGCTAATCACCGTTGATGAGGTGCAAGAGATTCTTGCCGAACCCAAGGAAACCGCGAAGCCGATCCTCTGGATCCCGAAGCCGGCCGCGGGCAGCCCGCAGTGGATGGAGTTCAGCAGCCCCTGCAAGATCAAGGGCGACGTGCGTGAGGACGTGATTTTTCGCGTCATGTACCGTGGCGCCCGCACGGCCGTGCACGGACAGGCCACCATCTTTCTGACCGAGGCGTTCTGTGCCAGCCTGTTCGTAGGTCCGCACCGGGTGTACGGCGTCGACACCGACGACTCGTTTCACACCAGCCTGGTCGGCGCGGACCGGCCGCAGTACCGCAAGCCGCTGGCCGACCGCAGCCATGAGCACATCTGGGTCGAGGAAGGCGAAGGCTATGCCGAGCCCGTCGTGCCCGCGCTGGACACCATCGCGGCGCTGATGCAGTATTTCCTGCCGCGAGCGAACCTGACGCTGGCCGGCGGCTTTGCGCATCCCCTCAAAGGCCGCCAAATCGAACTGATCCTATGAGCAATTTTCTGGAAGCCTCCGGCTGGACCGTCCTGCCGGCGGGCGAATTCGCCATCCGCGCCGTGTCGCCCATGACGCTGGGCCTTGATGGGCAGCATGCCGCCTTCTTCATCGCGCATCCCGACGAGTCGTCGTTCTACCTGACCGACGCCTGTGAGACCGCGATGCACGCGTCGAGCTTCGGCATCGACGTGGCAGCCAAGCGCATCGACATCCTGAACGAGACGCCGGGCGTCACCCTTGCCCACTTCGACCGGTCGGGCGCCATCGTGGCGTCGGGTCCGAACGAGCAGTTGCAGGAAGCGTTGTGGGACGCGGTCAAGCTGGCAATGGCGCTGTCGTTTCAATGCGCCAAGTGGATGCCGCGTTTCAGCCAACTGCGCTTCCGCGCCCAGGTGGGACGCGCGCTGGCCGAAGGCGTGGGCGTGAACCGCATGGTCAAGGGCGCGCGCGCCAAGGGCAGCAGCGGTCACACGGCGGACTTCGCGTATGCGGTGCGCGCGGCGGGCAGCACCGCCCTGACTTACATCGAACCGATTGCCTTGAAGGCCGGCAAGAAGATGGACTGGACGCAGGTCTATCAGACCCACGGCAAGATGTCGGACGTAAAGATGGCCGATGCGCGCAACTCGCGCATGGTGATTCTGGAAGACGGCGCGTCGGCCGAAGAATTCAAGAAAGCCGTGACGATTCTGGAGCAGTCCGCCACCGTGCAGACGCTGGCCAAGACTCGCGACTGGCGTGAGGTGTTTTCGTCCTAGCCGTCACGGCTGCAGGGAGTCAGGAAGGCAGATTGGTCAGGCCGTCCACGATCTCGCGGCCATGCACGATGGCTGCGTGGACGGCCTCGCGTGGGCTGTAGACAAAGCCACCCCCGGCAAATTGCGGTACGGGATATTCGTCGCCGCCTTCAAGGATGGAGCCTGCCTGCACGACCATCACCGATGCGATGAAGACGGGGCCACTGGCTTGCGCCGGAACTTCGATAGCGCCGCTGCCCCGGGAGACCTTGGCCGTGAGGCGGTATCCCTTGTAGATCAAGTTGTTCTGATGCACTTCGGTAGTCCTCTATCTGCCGTCGAGCATACTCCGTGATTTGATGACACTTCGGATAAGTTTTGTAACTCAAGCAGAAACTGGAAACACTGTTGCGCTGCCGCAAGCGCGTCCCCGTTTCTCAAATGCTGGGAATCAAAACCGCATTTCCGCCGAAAGGTAATGCTGACGCGGCTTGCGGGGCGGCACCGCTTGCGATCGATGCCGCATCGGACGCGGTTTCCGGGGGATTACCCTAGGGCCTGTTGCGAAAGCGCATCCTGGGACAGTTTCATCCCTGTAGCACACCTGTAATCGTCCAGCTGCCAGCCCCGGCCCAGCAGAAACATGCGGGTGTGCAGGTCTTCGCGCACCGTCGCACTGACCGTCGGCCCCAGATACGTGAGCTGCTTGCAACGCAGGTCCACGAAACCCAGCGGATAGTCGCGCGCCAGCCCCATCCACAGGCGATGCGCGCCGACCGATTGACGCGCGCCGCTGAGGATGCACAGCCCCGCATCCAGCGCCCAGCGGTACACCGCCGTCGCCAGCCCCATGCCCTGGTATGGCGCCGCATATTTCGAATGCGGGGCACGCACATAGGGATCGGCGCGCCGTCCCACCTCGATCAGGCGGTTGAAGACCGTATAGCCCGCCACCCGGCCGCGCCGCACGTCCACCACATACATGTAATACTCGCCGTCGGCCTCGCGGTAGCGAAGCACGATGCCGGGGATGTCGGTCTTGACCTCCGGCAATCCATGCAGACGGTCCATCGGACGATTCATGCGGTTGTGGATGGCATCGAGTTCCTTGTCGACCTCTTGGGGACTATGGTTAACGTCGATGCGCAGTTCCGTCACGATCGACATGACGTGACGGAACGCGTGCAGGGCCAGCGTAGGCAAGGCCACCTCCTGTGCAGGGTTGAAGAGTTGTCCGCGCGGGACGGGAAGACGTAAAAAAAGCCGCATCCGCGGCTTGAAAGCTTGTGTGCGGGTACACCGCCGGTTGGGGCGGTAAGGATCGGGCGAGGCGAGAAGGAAGCGATCAGGCTGCTGCATGCGCGTCCCTTTGTGGTGCGGGCTGATCGCCGGCAAGGCCGAAGAAGGCCGGAAACTGGCGTTCGCCCTTGGCCGTGATGCGCAGCGCGCGCGAGTCCAGATCCTTGCTGATCCAGCCGCGGGCCAAGAGCGCATCGAGCAGCGCCGCGCCCAGCGCGCCGCCCAGATGCGATCGGCGCTCGCTCCAGTCGAGGCATGCGCAGGCGAAGCGGCGGCGGCGCTGACGCGCGTGAGCGGCATCCACGCCCACCTGCGCGAGCGAAGCCTCGCCCAGCGGCGTCAGCAGGTAATCGCGGCCGTCCGGCTGCAACCAGTGCCGGGCCAGCATCGCGTCATGGATTCGCACGGCCAGCGTGCCGGCCATGTGGTCGTAGCAGGTGCGGCTGTCGCGCAGCGCGGAAGGCGTGGTCGGCTTGAATGGCGAGCGCTCGGCGCCGGCCATCACCAGCAGGGCTTCCAACGCGTGGCCGACTTCGCCGCTGGCCAGCCGGTAGTAGCGATGCTTGCCCTGCACGGCCATCTCGACCAGGCCCTGATCGCGCAGGCGCTGGAAATGGCTGCTGGCCGTGGACGCGCCGATGTCGGCGGCCGCGGCCAGTTCCGTGGCGGTGCGCGCGCGGCCGTCCAGCAGCACGCACAGCATGCGGGCGCGCGCGGGGTCGGCGATGGCGCCCGCGACGGCGGACAGGTTGATGTCGGCGAACTCGGAATCCATGATTCGGGATGGACCAAAGTGTTGTGTGTAGGGCGTAAGCATACTTCGCCTCAACGAAACCGACATCAGCCCTGTCCTGCCATGACCGCCTCCCCTTCATTTTTCGGCTGGAAAGTCCTTTGCGCCACTTTCGTGCTTGCCGTTTTCGGCTGGGGCGTGGGCTTTTACGGGCCGCCGGTATTCCTGCACGCCGTCGTCCAGCGCACCGGCTGGAGCGTCGGACTGGTGTCGGGCGCGGTCACGCTGCATTTTCTGGCGGGCACGCTGGTGGTGGCCAATCTGCCGCGCTTATACCGGCGCATCGGCGTCGCCCGCACGACTGCCGGCGGCGCCGCGCTGCTGGCGCTGGGCGTGGCGGGATGGGCGGCGGCGCAGGCGCCGTGGCAGCTTTATGCCGCCGCAGTGTTAAGCGGAATGGGCTGGGTGACGCTGGGCGCCGCCGCCGTCAACGCGCTGATCGCCCCCTGGTTCGTCCGCCGGCGCCCCGCCCCCCTGGGCATGGCATACAACGGCGCCAGCGTGGGCGGCATCGTCTTTTCGCCGCTGTGGGTGTTCCTGATCGCGCAGGCCGGCTTCGCGCAGGCAGCGCTGTGGATCGGCGTGACGATGGTCGCCGTTATTGCCGTGCTGTCGCACAAGGTGTTCAAGGTCACCCCGCAGCAGCTCGGCCAGGCGCCGGACGGCGATCCGTCGGGCGGCGATCCGTCGGGCAAAGCGTCGTCCGGCCAACCTTTAAGCGCCGCGCCGCCCGCACCCGCGCTTGCGGCCAAGCTGCGCCACGACCGGGCATTCGTGACGCTGGCCGCCGGCATGGCGCTGGGGCTCTTCGCCCAGATCGGTTTGATCGCGCACCTGCTGTCGCTGCTGGCGCCGCTATTGGGCGCGCAGACGGCAGGCTTGGCGATGGGGCTGGCGACGGCCAGCGCCATCGCGGGCCGCTCGCTCGTCGGCTGGCTGATGCCGCCGGGGGCCGACCGCCGCAAGATCGCCTGCGTGGCGTATGCCGTGCAGATTGCCGGGTCGCTGGTGCTGATGCTGGCCGCCAACCACCCGTGGGCGGTGTGGGCGGGCGTCGTGCTGTTCGGGTCGGGTATCGGCAACGCCACGTCGCTGCCGCCCCTGATCGCGCAGACGGAATTCGCCCGCGAGCAGGCGGCGCGCGTGGTGCCGCTGATCGTCGCGCTGTCGCAAGGCGCTTACGCCTTTGCGCCCGCAGCATTCGGCGCGCTGCGTTCACTGCTGCAGCCGTCCGGGTTGGCGCTGCCCGGCTTTCTGTTGGCGGCTGCCCTGCTGCAAGCCGCCGCCATCGCGTGCTTTGCGGCCGGCCGTGGCGCGCACGCGAAGCGCGGCGTGCGCTGATCCGTCAGGCGTTGCCGCCGCGCCGTGCGACCAGACCGGCCATGACCGCATCGCCGCGTTCGCTGACCAGGCCTTCGGCCACGCCCTCGCGATCCGCCGCGTTGCGGTTCTGGCTGACCTTCCACTTGCCTTCGATGCGCGCAATGGGAATCTCGATGCCGACAATGGCGCGCATCTGCGCCGCAATGAAGTCGGCCGGCGCCTCGTCCACGCGCCACGGCTGGACGCGCGCTTTCTCCTGGCTGTTGGTCAGCGCCTCGAGCTGGGCGCGCAGCCAGGCCGGATCGTCCTGGATCACCGGCGTGCCCCACACGTGCACGGCCACGAAGTTCCAGGTCGGCACGACCTTGTGCGTTTCCGCCTTGGTCGCATACCAGGACGGCGTGATGTAGGCCTGCGCGCCATGAAAGGCCACCAGACATTCGCGCCCCGCGGCCAGCTCGGCAAGCTGCGGGTTGGCGCGCGCCACGTGCAGGCGCAGGACGCCGTGCGGGCCGTCGGGATAGAGCAGACAGGGGATGTGATTGGCCATCAGCCCGCCCTCTCCGCTGGTGAAGACGACCCCTAGCGGGTGGGCGCGGATGAACTCGTGCTGGATGTCCAGCGAATCTTCGCGGAAGGCGGACGGCAGATACATGATGGCGGCGCGGGCAAAAGGGTAGGAAAGCGACAACATACCGCGCGCGTGGCACTACTGAAAGAGCCACAC
The DNA window shown above is from Achromobacter spanius and carries:
- a CDS encoding ArsR/SmtB family transcription factor, producing MDSEFADINLSAVAGAIADPARARMLCVLLDGRARTATELAAAADIGASTASSHFQRLRDQGLVEMAVQGKHRYYRLASGEVGHALEALLVMAGAERSPFKPTTPSALRDSRTCYDHMAGTLAVRIHDAMLARHWLQPDGRDYLLTPLGEASLAQVGVDAAHARQRRRRFACACLDWSERRSHLGGALGAALLDALLARGWISKDLDSRALRITAKGERQFPAFFGLAGDQPAPQRDAHAAA
- a CDS encoding endopeptidase — its product is MSKTLIIASVLAVALSACNKKEDAPAPAANPTPGASTPAPAPGGTPPASPAPTPGTTPGSGSTTPGGSTTPAS
- a CDS encoding N-acetyltransferase encodes the protein MPTLALHAFRHVMSIVTELRIDVNHSPQEVDKELDAIHNRMNRPMDRLHGLPEVKTDIPGIVLRYREADGEYYMYVVDVRRGRVAGYTVFNRLIEVGRRADPYVRAPHSKYAAPYQGMGLATAVYRWALDAGLCILSGARQSVGAHRLWMGLARDYPLGFVDLRCKQLTYLGPTVSATVREDLHTRMFLLGRGWQLDDYRCATGMKLSQDALSQQALG
- a CDS encoding site-2 protease family protein, whose amino-acid sequence is MNDIIQTIAVYAIPVIFAITLHEAAHGYVARMLGDPTAYQAGRVSLNPARHIDPVGTLLVPVAILLASKLIGGSMLLFGWAKPVPVDFGRLRRPKKDMAWVALAGPAANLFMAILWALSLRLLVESDQHESFWSQMAVAGINVNLVLMALNLLPILPLDGGRILFSLLPNRLAWQYSKIEPYGLIIVIVLLVTNVLWLLMQPVLALGWIIVRWFV
- the bamC gene encoding outer membrane protein assembly factor BamC, with amino-acid sequence MNKRHAGLSALMSLVLLAGCSEVNQFLGNEESVDYKSAVNQRGEPLSIPPDLTQANSDPRYRAPASGSTTFSEFQQQGVTQASAPKTSNVLPNRTDMRVERDGDLRWLVVDRPPEQVFPRLVDFWTENGFTVASNNPSAGLIETDWAENRAKIPESWLRQALGAVLESAWDSGEREKFRTRVERVNGHTEIYVSHRQMLEKRVGSDGGQVQWQNGKEDPGLNAAMLARMMVYLGTDVDNARKLVQQAEASPQRPAVQQDVRAQGASLIVSESFDRAWRRVGVALDGGGFAVEDRDRSAGDYFVRYVDTDTGEKMEQPGFFSRMFSGDKKAQAPQYRIHLVGSGEQTTVSVLDANGSPDNSPTAQRLLSVLKDKM
- a CDS encoding cupin domain-containing protein — its product is MNLDQPLPLLGNQSPNDFMRRYWQKKPLLIRQAIPAFKPPVTIAAIKKLARRDDVESRLIWRENGEWQMENGPFARLPKDNEGDWTLLVQSVDLHSDAAAELMALFRFIPDARLDDVMISVASHGGGVGPHFDSYDVFLLQAAGEREWSYGRQKDLSLEPGLPLKILSNFQPEEKAVLAPGDMLYLPPQAAHDGIAMGDGCMTISIGFRAPTQATLARGLLEAAADQVMARVGLLGGPYGEPALPGAKLSAVYRDPAQPAVDTPAALPDALVAATLETVEKLRFDDALASRFLGCWLTEPSNLSVFDAPEGMDVDLEEDWPASGRLVLDRRSRMLYRGKQLFINGETAMTPADAALRLLADARSLDCAHPACARLSEDARTCLADWLDSGWIHYRPE
- the dapA gene encoding 4-hydroxy-tetrahydrodipicolinate synthase, whose amino-acid sequence is MASPATAAGVNFQGSMVALVTPMQPDGSLDYAAYRSLIDWHVQEGTDALVVVGTTGESPTVSMEEHAELIRVAVEHAAGRIPVIAGVGANSTDEAIHLTRHAKAVGAHAGLSVVPYYNKPSQEGLYRHFRTIAEAVDLPTILYNVPGRTVADMSNETILRLAQVPGIIGIKDATGDIARGGLLLREAPASFQVFSGDDPTAAALILLGARGNISVTANVAPKLMRDLCAAALAGDVPKVRELNAFLARLNKALFVEANPIPVKWALAEMGRSALGYRLPLVELGAQHHATVRNALQETALL
- a CDS encoding L-threonylcarbamoyladenylate synthase codes for the protein MALYFSVHPANPQPRLLKQAAQWLNDGGLVAVPTDSSYAVVARLDDKSAADGLRRLRGLDERHHLTVLCRDLAEIGHFARVDNKQYRLLKAATPGPWTFILEATKEVPRRVSHPSRKTIGIRVPDHAVLLGLLEQAGSPLLSTTLIPKDETEALNDAEEIRERYDHDLAAIIDAGACPQAPTTVIDLTGEEPVVVRLGRGDPATLGLV
- a CDS encoding DUF1828 domain-containing protein, yielding MSNFLEASGWTVLPAGEFAIRAVSPMTLGLDGQHAAFFIAHPDESSFYLTDACETAMHASSFGIDVAAKRIDILNETPGVTLAHFDRSGAIVASGPNEQLQEALWDAVKLAMALSFQCAKWMPRFSQLRFRAQVGRALAEGVGVNRMVKGARAKGSSGHTADFAYAVRAAGSTALTYIEPIALKAGKKMDWTQVYQTHGKMSDVKMADARNSRMVILEDGASAEEFKKAVTILEQSATVQTLAKTRDWREVFSS
- a CDS encoding neutral zinc metallopeptidase gives rise to the protein MRLGNSRQSNNVEDRRSGGPRIGGRGTIGIGTIVLALVAMYFGVDPRVVLDMAEGPAVQQQAPATAPPANDPQAVFVSKVLGETEDVWNTIFQKELNRQYVEPKLVLFRGATPTACGTGQSAMGPFYCPGDSKVYIDLSFFDELQNRFKAPGDFAQAYVIAHEVGHHVQHLLGISDQVDQLRRRNPSQANALSVRLELQADCFAGLWAQRADAARNILEGGDVEEALAAATAIGDDRLQKQSQGYVVPDAFTHGSSAQRVRWFKRGLESGSIKQCDTFGATSL